The DNA segment TTTCGACCACAGGCCGATGAAGCCGTGACCGGTGCAGTCCGCGAAGAGGCGGCCGTTGACGCGCTTGATCTTGCCGGCTTCGACATCGACGGCTTTGACGGAGGCGATCTTGCCGTCCTTCATGTCCAGCCCGTAGGCGTGGTGGCCGAGGAAAAGGGTGATGTTCTTCTCCGCTTTCACAGCGTCCATCTTCTTGTCATCGACGAACTCCTTCGCCGGGGCGGGAGAGGCGGATGCCTTGTCCTCGAACTCCTTGATGATGTCGGAAAGCGCGTACTCGCTCGGCGGATAGTTGCCCATCGCCCAGACCCGGATCTCGGAAGATCCGTTGCCGCCGAGAACCTTGCGGTTCTGGATGAGCGCGACCTTCGCACCCATGCGGGCGGCGGAAATCGCAGCGCCGAGGCCGCCGTAGCCACCGCCGACAACCACGAGGTCGTAGTTTTCCGTGTCCTCGATCGCGCTTGGCACGCCCGGGATCTTCCACGCGGTGCGCTCCTCGAAGGTGGCGTCACCCGGAGGATTGAAGGATTCGTCGCTGCTGAAAAGAACGGCGTCCGCGCGGCCGTCGAAGCCGGTGAGGTCCTTGAGGCCGACCTTCACCTTGCCCGCCTTCAGGTCAACCTTGCCCGCTGGCTGCCAGGTCCACTTGGTGTCGTCCTTGCCCAGCTCCGCGACGAGCGGCTTGCCGTCGATGGAGACCTGGAAGCGTCCGGCGCTGTCCTTCTGGCCGAGACGCTTGGTCCAGTCGATGGTGCGGACCCAGACACGATAGTTGCCCGCTTCCTTCACCTCGACTTCGGTGTTCGCATCCGCCACCGGTTTGCCAAGGCCGTGGGCGATCAGGTAAGGTGAGCCCATGGTCTCAATGAACTGGGTATCAACGCCCCAACCGCCCTTGTCGGCGAATTGTTCCGCTTCAACGAGGAAAGTTCCGGCGTGCAGCGGCAACGCGGCGGAAAGACATAAGGGTAAAAGAAATTTCATGTGTTGTCTGTGGGCTTGGTTCAGGAGCGTGGTGATACTCCACGTGGAGTGGTAGTTTTTCAAAAAAATATGGCAGGGAAAGCCGAATCATCGGCGAGTGGAAACTAAGGCCGATTATCCAACCGGAAGACCTGGCCGCTGGTATGCGGCAGGCCCTCATGGAGGAAATGGACGAATCCGGCCACCGCCCGGACCGTATTGAAACGGCCCAGAC comes from the Luteolibacter sp. SL250 genome and includes:
- a CDS encoding FAD-dependent oxidoreductase, which gives rise to MKFLLPLCLSAALPLHAGTFLVEAEQFADKGGWGVDTQFIETMGSPYLIAHGLGKPVADANTEVEVKEAGNYRVWVRTIDWTKRLGQKDSAGRFQVSIDGKPLVAELGKDDTKWTWQPAGKVDLKAGKVKVGLKDLTGFDGRADAVLFSSDESFNPPGDATFEERTAWKIPGVPSAIEDTENYDLVVVGGGYGGLGAAISAARMGAKVALIQNRKVLGGNGSSEIRVWAMGNYPPSEYALSDIIKEFEDKASASPAPAKEFVDDKKMDAVKAEKNITLFLGHHAYGLDMKDGKIASVKAVDVEAGKIKRVNGRLFADCTGHGFIGLWSKADTEMAEKGRMGMSNMWMWENQAEPVKFPEQPWMVKFTADNFPYPRIRHGFGHAEWFWESGYDDHPINDLEKIRDLNLLASFSAWNSIKNHGAYADRDPKKHENAALTWLAYVGGTRETVQILGDVVLSGEDIVGKKEFNDATVLTTWSIDLHYPVDKYKDSIPGHPFISRAVHGKGVDKNVGYPIPYRTLYSRNVPNLFMAGRNISVGREALGTIRVMKTIGMMGVTVGRAAALATARDCMPRDIYTKHLDEVKTLWKKPGKERVENIDELRKSLDDKAKAPTL